The DNA region GGTCTGCAGCGCCTGGAACATGTCGCGCGGCCCCATGGACTGTACCGCCATGCCGATCCTGGAACACATCTCCGAGGCCAGACCGGTGGTGCGGAATTTCAGACCTTTCAGGTCATCCAGCGAGTGGATCTCATCGCGGAACCAGCCCTGCCATTGTGGGCCAGAGTTGCCACAGAGGAAGGGCTTGAGGTTGAACCGTCCGTAGATCTCATCATAGAGCGCCTGTCCGCCGCCGTGATAGAGCCAGCCAAACTGTTCATCCGCGCGCAGACCAAAGGGCTGCGAGCCAAACAGCAGGATGCCCTTGGATTTGGAGCCCCAGTAGGCCGGAACCGCATGATAGAGCTCAGCCGTGCCTTCAGAGACCGCATCAAAAACACCACGGCCTGGCACCAGTTCACCAGCAGCGTGCAGTTTTACCTCGATGCGACCGCCCGACAGGGTGGTGATCCGGTCGGCCAGCATCTGCGCCGCAACACCGGGGCCAGGCAGGTTTTTGGGCCAGGCGGTGACCATGTTCCACTGGCGAATCCCCTGTGCGCTGGCTGGCGCTGCAAGGGTGCTGGCCGCGGCTCCCGCGGCGCCAATTTTGATAAAGTCTCTGCGTTTCATTTCACTCTCCGTCCCTGAAGATTTTTATTAAGCATACGCATGATTTTTTTAAGTCTGCACATAATTAAAGTCAATTCTCCTTTGACTATGACAGCAGATTCCGTTGCTGAGCAGCGCTGCAATGGGCTTGTGGTGCTAATCCTACTTGGGTTCAGGGGGCCGTGCACAATTTTTGAGCCA from Pseudophaeobacter arcticus DSM 23566 includes:
- a CDS encoding TRAP transporter substrate-binding protein; translation: MKRRDFIKIGAAGAAASTLAAPASAQGIRQWNMVTAWPKNLPGPGVAAQMLADRITTLSGGRIEVKLHAAGELVPGRGVFDAVSEGTAELYHAVPAYWGSKSKGILLFGSQPFGLRADEQFGWLYHGGGQALYDEIYGRFNLKPFLCGNSGPQWQGWFRDEIHSLDDLKGLKFRTTGLASEMCSRIGMAVQSMGPRDMFQALQTGALDAGEFIGPWSDSAVGFYQVAKNYYWPGVGEPSSAEECAVNATAYAELPDDLKQAVSYACESLYNPVWTEYTTKHAQALKQMVENEGVQVRMLPDDVVAAMADAAAEVMAELAEDDDELVRRITASFTAYRDSVGSYMSYADNGQMNARAKALGY